The Chryseobacterium muglaense genome includes the window TGGTGAGTTAGTTATTAGTATCGCAAAAGTAATAAAATAATTAAGGTAAAGTAAAAAAAATATTAAAATATGTTAAATGTCATTTTTCCAATTATTTATCGTACAAAACTAATAGGCTAAAGCGACAAAACTCGACGCACATTTTATTTTTTGTCTAATTCTGTTTTCAATCAAAATATACTTCTGAAGGTGTAAGAAAATAAGAGCTTAATAGTAAACGCATAAATAGTGTTATAGAAGTTTAATTTAAAAATCAATGCTTTTGCTTCCTATTAGATGATTCCTTATCTTCGTTATCGAAGACAAAGTCTCTCGCACTGCGAGGGGCTTTTTTTGTTCCATATATCAAGATTTTTTGGTGTAACAGAAGTTTTTAATACATGTCGATATCTTGCAGCACAGACGATATTGGGAAAATTTATCTTCACTTTATAAATAGTGTGTCACAACTTTATTTAAAGTTATAAAATAACTTGTAAATCCTTTATTAATAAAGGTTCAGAGAAGTGATAATTGATGTCCTTTCAGAAAATATTTTGAATTTGGAATTTTGAGCATTGACTTTTTTAGAGGAGCTGGAGGGATTTAGAAAACTGATTTTTAGTAAAGACAAGAAAGAGAAGAGAAATTAAGCAAAAAAAAAGGTATAGAGTGATATTATTTTTGGAAATCCACCTTTTTAGACGTCCCGTTGCCCTTATGACCGTTTTAAACATATAACAACACTTTCTGCAAAATTTATCTTTATATAAAAGCCTGTGTTCAGATGTGTGTGTCGATAAATTAAGCAAAAAGGTAACTACCGTGTTATTTTAGTGGTGGAGTTTTCAGAAGTTTAAATACCCTGAAGAATATTTTTTTTTAAAAGTTTTCCCTAAAAGTGATTTTTGAGAAAAACTGAATATTTATAATAAAGAAATATTAATAACAAATATAATTTTTATAACGTATGGAAACATTTTTAATTGTAGTGGTGATCGGATTGTTTATCCTTTTCACAGTCGGAACTCTCAAAAAGAGAAAATTTAAAGGATTCATCGAGTATGAGTCGTTTAAAATGGGGATCGAGGCGGAGGATTAAACCGTCCGATATTTGAAACCAGGTAAGAATTCTTACCTGGTTTTTTATTTTAAAAACTGTAATTTTTCAAACGAAAGATACCGGAAAAAGATGGATTTTAACATTGATTTTTTTGAGGAGTATTCAAAATTACACCGGTTTTTTCAAGAATAATATAATTTTGAAATGTTAAAAAGTGAATTGTTTCTGATTTTCAATTGGTTAAATCAAAACAAAAAGTCCAATAATTTACTTTATGTTAAATCGGAAAATATTTTAATCGTTTTGAAATAATGTATCAAACACCTTTTTATCATTAATGAGCTGAACTTTTGGCTCATTTTCAATCCACTTTTTTAAATTGGGTTCAGTTCTTCCATTATCTCTAGTATTAAGATCCCGGCAGATAAATTCTACATACTCCTGAAATCCTTCGATTGTTTGCAAGTTTTCATAGGAGGAGAAGTATTTGTAGTTTTCTTCCCAGTCTCTTGTCGCCCGAACTCCTGTACTGAATCCCTGATCAGCAGTTTGAATAATTAAATTTGTATTTTTTGAAAAGTTTTTAAGTTCCGGAAAAGTATCTAATACGTGTTTACTGCATATTAAATAGTTAGGAATTCCACAAAATCGGAAGTGTTTCTTTTTTCTCCAGGCATTAAAAAGAAACTCTTTGATATGAGGAACTTGATCGATGGGAAATGTTTCTGCATAAAAGCAATTACTGAAGTGATCCCGGATCACAAAATTTGTGATGTGCCTTTTATTTGTTTTGGAGTAGTTTTTCCAATTGATATCAAATTTTTTTTGTTGATACTTGATTTCTCCGTTTTTAAGAATATAATAATTTTTAGAGATGTAAAAGCTGAGCTGATGAACCTGATTGGGATAATCGGATTGATAGGAATTCATTTTTAATTTTAAAATTATACAATTATTTTGGACTTAAAAAACGGTTAACCGTATGTTGTGTCTTTGTTCAAAACCTTCTGGAATAAGAAAGAAAGATGCAGAAAAGTGCGCCAAAAATATGGAGGGAAAAAATTAAAATGTGCAAGTAACTTATAGATAAAATATTTTGAAGGTATTATTTCCGGTTGTACCTTCGTTATGAAGACAAAGTCTCTCGCTCGGCGGGGGACTTTTTTGTTGGATATTTTAATGTAACAAACAATTCAGCCAAGTATTTTGATATTCACAGATAAATTTTTTCGCATACAATTAGTCCAAACATTTTTGAGTTTATTTTTGAGTGAAATAAACAGATATTGAATAAATAAAATACAGAGAAGCTTATGAAAAAGATGCATTTACAACTAGATCCTTGTAGTTCCTAATTAAAAGTTTAATACAAGTTAAATTAATGCCAAATAAACAATGAAACCAAAAAAACAATTACTTTAGTGAAAAATTTATCTAATGAAATATAAATTATTATTTAGCATTATTTTATTCATTTTCAGTAGTCGTATAAATGCTCAAAACAATAATTCTGATATGGAAGTTGTTTACAGAATGAAATTTATTATTGACAGTACAAAAACTGATTACCCGATTTATGTAGATAATTTACGACTTTTATTCAATGAAGAATCTTCTGTTTATTTTAGTCAAGATACTAAAAGTTATTACGAGTTCATTAATAAAGGTATTTCCCAAATGAAAGACGGCAAAATATCTTTAGGATCAATTCCAATGCAACCAAAAGTAAAAGGATCGGTTTATAGAGTAGGTGAAACTATTACAGCTACATTACCAGTAGGAAAATATCTGTATTCATTTGAAGAGCCTAAAATTGAATGGCAACTTTTAAATGATATAAAAGAAATAAAAGGTATAAAATGTGGTTTGGCTAAAACTACCTTAGATACAGGTGGTACTTTCTATGCTTGGTACACAATAAATGAATATCCCTTTTCTGAAGGTCCTTTCAGATTTAAGGGGTTGCCCGGCTTAATATTAAGTGTTTACAATAAAAATAAAACAATTGAAATTGATGCGGTAGAAATTAAAAAAACTCAAACCGAGTTTGAGCATTATTTTAGCCAGATGGCAATAAAAATAAAAAATAAGGCTATTTTTTTAAAAGCAAGAAGAGAATATTTTGAAAACCCCAATATTCAAAGGAATCAAGATATAATAATTAAAGATAGTAATGGTAGTATTATTAACAATAATAGAATGGAAAGACTTCCAAATAATGTTTTTTTAGATTAAAATTTTGTTAATTACATTTTTTTATATTATTTTTAACAAAAATTTAATCATTTTAACATAAAAATTCAACATGAAAAAATTATTATTTGCGAGCGCATTATGTTTAGCTTCTTTTTCTTTTGCTAATACTTCTAAAACAGAAACAGTTACAGAGTCACAAAATTTAAAAGAAGAAACTTTAAAATCTGATTTAGCAACTAAAAAATCTGCATTAAGAACTTACTACACAATTGAATTTGATATTGATTGTGGAAATGGTACAGGAGGTCACATGACTGTTTCTTTCCCAAGTGAAAATTGGGGATGGGCTTTTATCGCTGATCTTGGTAATGCCATTTCAAGTGGAACTGAAGAAGGTTGTAAGAAAATTGCTGAAATGGGATTATAGTCTATTACTATACCTTTAACTAACTTTTATACTCTTCTATTTTTATAGAAGAGTTTTTTTTGATTTAATTAAACTACAGATATAACCATCTATTCTTTAATTATGTAAGGGAGAAAAGTATTAAATAATCTCAAAAAAATAATATTATTCTGTATCAGTTTAATAATTAGATTATCGTTCTGCCTTTTGAAAAATTAGATATAATAATAGTAGAATTTTTTTATATTATTGTACTGTCGATTACCAGAAAATTACAATTTATTTTATTACAAGCAGATATGAAAGTTCCCGCAGAATTTGAAGATGAGTATGTAAAAGATGTACTGTATAATACTTCTTTGAGAGATTTGCAGGATGAAGAGTGGAAACTAATCGAGGGTTTTGAAAATTATGCCATTTCAAATTATGGACGGATAAAGAGTAGAGAACGATTTGTACCTCTTCCGACGGGACAGGATTGGAAGTTGTCTGAACGGATTATGAAACTTATTTTTGTAAAGCAAGTGAATGCCTACCTCACGAGTTGTAGCTACAACGTCCATTGTACACTAAGTCTGGATGGTAAAAAATACAGGAAATCAGTAGCACGTCTAGTATATCATCATTTTGTTGAAAAGTTTGACATGAATGATCGGTTAATTGTAATTATTTCAAATGATGATAACGGACTTCATGTGAATTTTGGTAATTTATTAAAGATTTCGGTAAGGGAAAAAAGATTAAAGACATTTTACAATAATAGGGCAAGAAACCGCAATGTTATCTATCAGCAGCCAGTTAAACAATATACAGTTGACGGTAAACTGATGGCTTCATTTGATAGTATTTACGAAGCTGCTGATCAGATAAGACAAAGTGCTGAATCTATTATGAATGTTATTCAGAGAGAGTTTTTGACAGCCGGAGGATTTCGTTGGTTCTTACAAACCTATACCCCTGATAAGACAGATTTTGCCGTAAGTAGTCAGCCTGATACTATACCCGATATACTTAATACCTCTCTGTGGCAAAAGCTGGGAAGACCAAATATTGATATTGAAAATCCTCCTGCATGCATGAATATGTCTTTACAAGATTTACCGGAGGAAGAATGGAAGTCTGTTCCAGGTTATGATAATAGATTTCTTATATCTAGTAAAGGAAGGATTAAGAGAACAAGTGGATGGACTGCGTCAGGAAGAAAAATTTTTCTAAAAGAGCAAATTTTAGCACAATATATTGATACCAAAGGACCTTATCAGTCTTTATTCACCATTTTGAATTATAAAGGGAAGAAGAGATTTATCACCATTTCCAAATTTTTATTTTACTGCTTTGTGAAAGAATTTGATATGTCCGGGAAAACCTTATGTGTCGTTAATAATAATGACCCATTCTGGAAGTTAAATCTAAGTAAGCTGTCCCTGCATTCTATACATTCAGTGCTTAAAAAAATAAATTGACATTTTGATTCTTAGACATAGCTCCTTCCCTCTTCCTTAGGCTAATCTGATTATTTAATATTTATAATATACTAAATATAATATACTAAATATTATAAATGTATAAAATAAATTATTTTTATTATTTAGAGCCTGTTTAAAAAAGTAATAATAAAAAAGAGTAAGGGCTAAAAGCTGGCCAAAAATTGTCATTTTAGAGTTGCAAAACAAAAAAGTCAATGTATCCAACAGATTTAACCCAAACTCAGTGGCAATTTATAAAAAAAGCATTAGATTTTGATGATAGAAAACGGAAATATGATTTAATGGTTATTTGGAATGCGATTAGTTATTTGGTGAAAACAGGTTGTCAATGGCGGCTTTTACCTCATGATTTTCCAAAATGGCAATTGGTTTATTACTATTATTCAAAATGGTCAAATCTGGAGGTTTTCGATTTATTATTGTCAAAATTGAGGGAAAAAGTACGACAAAACAGAGGTCAGAAAGCCGAGGCAAGTTTGGGAATTATGGACAGTCAAAGCGTTCGTTGGGGAAATAACCGTTCGCTCAATGGTTATGACGGAGGTAAAAAAGTAAAAGGTATCAAACGACACGTTGTGGTAGATAAAAATGGTTTTTTATTAGCAGTAATGGTAAGTGTTGCCAATATTCACGACAGTAAAGCCGCATTATTATTGATGAAAACACTGCAATATTTATTGATTCCACTTGATGTAATCCTGGCAGATGGAGGTTACAGAGGTGAAATTATTGAAGAAATAAGAATTAAGTTTAATTATATCATTCAAATCGTTATGCGGAGTGACAAAAAAATAAAGGAATTTGAGCCAATTCATAAAAGATGGATCATAGAACGTACTTTTTCTTGGTTCGATAATGATAGAAGATTATGCAGAAATTATGAACTTCTAATGGAAACTTCAGAAAACATGGTCAAATTATCTGCCATAAAATTATTACTCAATAAAATTTAAACAGGCTCTTAATAATTTATGTTTTTTTTAATCGAAATAAACAAACTCTTAAAATTTTGTATCATACTAAGAGTTTATACTTTTTTAAGCTAAAGCTTTATTGATGCTGAAATGAGAATGTTTATAATATAACAAATAAAAATGATTAATGAAATATATTATTTTATTAATTGTGTTTATAAGTTTATTTGTTATATTTGATAATTGTAATTATTTAATTTATGTCGATTATTTCAATTATTACTCAGAAAGGTGGTGTAGGAAAGACTACAACTGCGATTCATGTAGGTGCAGCATTGGCACAGAAAAAAGGAGTAAATGTTTTACTCGTTGATTTTGATAGTCAAAAAAACTTATCGATGGGATATGGGATTGAAGATGACTATCCTTATACTGTCAGAAATTTCCTGGACAACACTGGAGATTTTCGATTAAAGCACCATGGAAGTTCTAATGTATACATTTTGGCAGGAGATGCCCTTCTTGAGGAAGAAGAGAATTATACTCGTGAAACTTTGAAGAAAAATCTCGGTAACCTTTTAGAGCAGATGCCTTTTGATTACGTTTTAATTGACTGCCCACCCAGACCATTGATGAAAAAACTTACTTTGGGAGAAATGGCTCTTTGTGCTTCAGATTACGTAATGTCTCCAATAGAAGCTGAGCAGTATTCTTTTGCAGGTATTGATAATCTTTTGCCAGCATTTATGAATATTAAAGAAAATCATAATCCAGAATTAGAATTTTTAGGATTCTTTTTTAATAAGGTGCTTACCAATACTGTTAACTTCAGGAAATATAGTGAAATGATTAAACAGGAAAAAGATGCTAATGATTATTTTTTCAAAACGTTCATTCGTCAGGATATGAATATTGAAAAAGCTAAGCAGGAGGGAAAAAACATTTTTCAAATAAGTATGGGAAGCAGAGCTGCGGAAGATTATAAAAGTTTAGTAAAAGAAATAAAATCTAAAATCAAAAAGTATGAAAGCTAATTTATTTAAAAACTTCAAAACACTAAAAGAGAAAGAGGATGAGAAGAAGTTGGCTGATGATGTAAAGGTGGATAATGTCTCCGTAGTTGAAATTCCGGTAGAAGATTTAAAAATAGAAAATGAGTTAGATATTTCAAGTGTAAATGCTACAATGAATGTAGATGATCATAAAGAAAAAACCAATGATTCTATTACCGAAGCTTTTAGTTTAAAGCCTGTTGAAAAGAAGAGACCAATAAAAAAAGAGATTCTTGAAGCTCGAGCGGCTTTACAAGAAAATAATAAAACTAAACCTGAGACATACTCTAAGAAAATCAATATAGATCAAGGTAAAAGGACTTTTACAGTGTTTTTAAAACCTGATTCGCTTGAATTTATTAAAGATCTTGTTTTTTATAAAGCGACTGCAGAAAGGCAGATTTTTTATAATCAATCTGAGGCAATTATTGAATCTTTGGAGTTGATTATGCCTACATATAAGTCAATCACTCCAAGACCAGACTTTATTCGTGAACAAGAAAAGACTAAAAAAGGAGGTAGAAAAAGGAATTCGGATGAAGTTTATGATGCTACGACAACGATATATATTCCTGGACAATATTTTGATTTTATAAAAGATGTTACCTACAATAAGGTGGTGGAAGGTAATTTGTATTTTAAGGATTGGGATTTACTTGAATCAAGTATCACTAAGCTAAAAAAGAAATACGGAGACAATATCCAACCCCGACCAGACTATATTCGTGAGGATGAAAAACTAAGAGGAAGAAGATCTAAAACAGATTCTTAATGGATTATCTAATGAATTGGGATAAAATAAAAACTGAAATAGACATTGAGCAATATTTTTTGTTCAAAATGGGA containing:
- a CDS encoding GLPGLI family protein → MKYKLLFSIILFIFSSRINAQNNNSDMEVVYRMKFIIDSTKTDYPIYVDNLRLLFNEESSVYFSQDTKSYYEFINKGISQMKDGKISLGSIPMQPKVKGSVYRVGETITATLPVGKYLYSFEEPKIEWQLLNDIKEIKGIKCGLAKTTLDTGGTFYAWYTINEYPFSEGPFRFKGLPGLILSVYNKNKTIEIDAVEIKKTQTEFEHYFSQMAIKIKNKAIFLKARREYFENPNIQRNQDIIIKDSNGSIINNNRMERLPNNVFLD
- a CDS encoding NUMOD4 domain-containing protein, which translates into the protein MKVPAEFEDEYVKDVLYNTSLRDLQDEEWKLIEGFENYAISNYGRIKSRERFVPLPTGQDWKLSERIMKLIFVKQVNAYLTSCSYNVHCTLSLDGKKYRKSVARLVYHHFVEKFDMNDRLIVIISNDDNGLHVNFGNLLKISVREKRLKTFYNNRARNRNVIYQQPVKQYTVDGKLMASFDSIYEAADQIRQSAESIMNVIQREFLTAGGFRWFLQTYTPDKTDFAVSSQPDTIPDILNTSLWQKLGRPNIDIENPPACMNMSLQDLPEEEWKSVPGYDNRFLISSKGRIKRTSGWTASGRKIFLKEQILAQYIDTKGPYQSLFTILNYKGKKRFITISKFLFYCFVKEFDMSGKTLCVVNNNDPFWKLNLSKLSLHSIHSVLKKIN
- a CDS encoding IS5 family transposase, translating into MYPTDLTQTQWQFIKKALDFDDRKRKYDLMVIWNAISYLVKTGCQWRLLPHDFPKWQLVYYYYSKWSNLEVFDLLLSKLREKVRQNRGQKAEASLGIMDSQSVRWGNNRSLNGYDGGKKVKGIKRHVVVDKNGFLLAVMVSVANIHDSKAALLLMKTLQYLLIPLDVILADGGYRGEIIEEIRIKFNYIIQIVMRSDKKIKEFEPIHKRWIIERTFSWFDNDRRLCRNYELLMETSENMVKLSAIKLLLNKI
- a CDS encoding ParA family protein; the protein is MSIISIITQKGGVGKTTTAIHVGAALAQKKGVNVLLVDFDSQKNLSMGYGIEDDYPYTVRNFLDNTGDFRLKHHGSSNVYILAGDALLEEEENYTRETLKKNLGNLLEQMPFDYVLIDCPPRPLMKKLTLGEMALCASDYVMSPIEAEQYSFAGIDNLLPAFMNIKENHNPELEFLGFFFNKVLTNTVNFRKYSEMIKQEKDANDYFFKTFIRQDMNIEKAKQEGKNIFQISMGSRAAEDYKSLVKEIKSKIKKYES